In Trifolium pratense cultivar HEN17-A07 linkage group LG7, ARS_RC_1.1, whole genome shotgun sequence, a genomic segment contains:
- the LOC123894419 gene encoding 50S ribosomal protein L7/L12-like, which produces MSRNSIRFIKLIRSFSTEAIKISKPERIAEELLNLNRFERHDFTILWRLKMGLDRYGAPVAGPGPLGPTSSDPTSADATAAAAEKTAFDIKLEKYDAGAKIKIIKEVRSFTDLGLKEAKELVEKFPCVLKKGITKDEAGPIIEKLKELGATVVLE; this is translated from the coding sequence ATGTCACGAAACTCAATAAGATTCATCAAACTAATTCGCTCATTCTCCACCGAAGCAATCAAAATCTCCAAGCCAGAACGAATCGCAGAAGAGCTTCTCAACCTCAACAGATTCGAACGCCACGATTTCACCATCCTATGGAGACTCAAAATGGGCCTAGACCGTTACGGTGCACCGGTTGCCGGACCTGGTCCATTAGGTCCGACCTCATCCGATCCTACTTCCGCAGACGCAACCGCCGCTGCGGCCGAGAAAACTGCTTTTGATATTAAGCTTGAGAAATACGATGCTGGTGCTAAGATCAAGATAATTAAAGAGGTTAGGTCTTTTACTGATTTAGGGTTGAAGGAAGCTAAGGAATTGGTTGAGAAATTTCCTTGTGTTTTGAAGAAAGGGATTACTAAGGATGAAGCTGGTCCTATTATTGAAAAGCTTAAGGAATTGGGTGCTACTGTTGTTCTTGAGtga
- the LOC123896215 gene encoding annexin D8-like produces the protein MESLIAAKDFSPIEDAETIKNACKARLTRQTLFLLCAGFGTDETALISILANRNEAQRKLVRLAYKEIHHQDLIEQLKSELSGNFERAISHWTMDAAERDATLINEALKKATPDYKVIIEIACTRNSEELLAIKRSYQSLYKHCLEEDVASQTIGDVRKLLVAVISTYKYDGEEFDENVAHSEANILHQLIEKKAFNDDEMIRILSTRSKKQLCATFNIITDLFGTTINKGLSATPSDEYIGVLRTTVRCINDSQRYLAKVISHALGDLVNEEQALTRVIVTRAEKDLKEIKDVFAKRNNATIHEIVDRKTWGNYKAFLLALLGKE, from the exons atggaGTCTCTAATTGCTGCAAAAGATTTCTCTCCAATTGAAGATGCAGAAACTATCAAGAACGCATGCAAAG CTAGACTTACGCGACAAACATTATTTTTACTGTGTGCAGGATTCGGGACAGATGAGACCGCACTTATATCTATACTAGCTAACCGAAATGAAGCTCAAAGGAAACTTGTGAGGCTAGCTTATAAAGAAATCCATCATCAAGATCTTATCGAACAACTCAAATCTGAACTTTCAGGAAACTTTGAG AGAGCCATTTCCCACTGGACTATGGATGCAGCTGAAAGAGATGCTACACTTATTAATGAGGCATTAAAGAAGGCAACACCAGATTACAAAGTGATTATTGAGATTGCTTGCACTAGAAACTCGGAAGAGCTTTTGGCTATAAAGCGCTCATATCAGTCTTTGTACAAGCATTGCCTTGAAGAAGATGTTGCTTCACAAACTATTGGCGATGTTCGCAAA TTGTTGGTTGCAGTTATAAGCACTTACAAGTACGATGGAGAAGAATTTGACGAGAATGTGGCTCATTCTGAAGCAAACATACTTCATCAATTGATCGAAAAGAAAGCttttaatgatgatgaaatgaTTAGAATTTTAAGCACAAGAAGTAAGAAGCAGCTATGTGCAACTTTCAATATCATTACGGACTTATTTGGCACAACAATTAACAAG GGGTTATCAGCTACTCCAAGTGATGAATACATCGGAGTTCTACGTACTACAGTTCGTTGCATCAATGACAGCCAAAGATATTTGGCCAAG GTGATAAGTCACGCCTTGGGTGATTTGGTAAATGAAGAACAGGCTTTGACTCGTGTTATCGTCACTCGTGCAGAGAAGGATTTAAAGGAAAtcaaagatgtttttgcaaagaGAAACAATGCCACCATTCATGAGATTGTGGATAGGAAGACATGGGGAAATTACAAGGCGTTTCTCCTTGCATTGTTGGGAAAGGAATAA